From a single Miscanthus floridulus cultivar M001 chromosome 8, ASM1932011v1, whole genome shotgun sequence genomic region:
- the LOC136469890 gene encoding uncharacterized protein — protein MEPLVEENKKLKEAMNRSEKNIQRAHRERDLVESNARDLEYQKVVLSEHLATVKEQLRSKSEQLATASTQLKDASEQLEKLQKVFEEKKVLDCVEPETAPQPDGRPPRPDIIVKRCKTAWESFKSFNRDVVVTDATHALAVVQSHYPATDLEVIGGGYAKGLSEAKTQRLEDEVEDTAKKLAGDTDLFGETNGSGEA, from the exons atggagcccctcgtcgaggagaacaaaaaactcaaggaggcgatgaatcGTTCAGAGAAAAACATCCAAAGGGCCCATCGCGAGCGAGACCTTGTtgagtccaacgcgcgggacctagaataccagaaggtgGTCCTATCTGAGCACCTGGCGACTGTGAAAGAACAACTAcggagcaagtccgagcagctggccactgCCTCTACACAACTTAAAGATGCTTCCGAGCAATTGGAAAAGCTGCAGAAAGTCTTCGAGGAGAAGAAAG TGCTCGACTGTGTTGAACCGGAAACtgctcctcagcccgacggtaGGCCGCCGCGCCCAGACATCATCGTCAAAAGATGCAAGACGGCATGGGAaagcttcaagagcttcaaccgcgacgtCGTTGTTACCGACGCTACCCACGCCCTTGCTGTTGTTCagtcccactatccagccactgacCTTGAGGTGATAGGGGGCGGGTACGCCAAGGGGCTGAGCGAAGCAAAGACCCAGcgactggaggatgaggtggaagacacgGCGAAAAAGTTGGCCGGTGATACAGACCTGTTCGGAGAGACTAACGGCAGTGGCGAAGCATAA